In Desulfovibrio litoralis DSM 11393, a genomic segment contains:
- the rnpA gene encoding ribonuclease P protein component, whose amino-acid sequence MSRLTFTKDQHLATRQEFSDCYEKGQRFFSKHFVVIVRNRDLQSVKWRLGLAVGRKIGSAVKRNRVKRVLREFFRLNQYDIPNGFDYVVIPKKHLHAKLINLKMVETELFSLLNSKLLIKLSTE is encoded by the coding sequence ATTAGCCGTTTAACTTTTACTAAAGACCAACATTTAGCGACTCGGCAAGAATTTTCAGACTGCTATGAAAAAGGACAAAGGTTTTTTTCGAAACATTTTGTTGTAATTGTCCGCAATAGAGATTTACAATCTGTGAAGTGGCGTTTGGGTCTTGCCGTTGGGCGCAAAATAGGTTCGGCGGTAAAACGAAATAGAGTAAAGAGAGTTTTACGAGAATTTTTTAGGTTAAATCAATATGATATTCCGAATGGATTTGATTATGTTGTTATCCCTAAAAAACATTTACATGCTAAGCTTATAAATCTGAAAATGGTAGAAACAGAACTTTTTTCTCTTCTTAATTCAAAGCTTTTAATTAAATTAAGCACAGAATAA
- the rpmH gene encoding 50S ribosomal protein L34: MQRTYQPSVIKRKRTHGFRERMSTAAGRNIIRRRRAIGRKRLAV; encoded by the coding sequence ATGCAAAGAACTTATCAACCAAGTGTTATTAAACGTAAAAGAACTCATGGCTTCCGTGAGCGTATGAGTACTGCTGCCGGTCGTAATATTATTCGTCGTCGCAGAGCAATAGGGCGTAAAAGATTAGCCGTTTAA
- a CDS encoding tetratricopeptide repeat protein translates to MKEKYNNVDEYIADLQAQIRETPDCANHLYALGMALLSKRDFVAAEAAFLECISASSHVAEAYVQLGGICMQRGDLEGCLSYNNEAVNCRPRFAIGWGNIGFVHIQRGEAEKAISALRKAVKWDPNFMQAMASLAVACYMIGELDESIALSEKVIKKEPNFAPAYNNLAVAWLEKGDGKKALEYANLAIKHGFEVNPDLLKELEAFK, encoded by the coding sequence ATGAAAGAAAAATATAATAATGTTGATGAATATATCGCCGATCTTCAAGCCCAAATAAGAGAAACTCCCGATTGTGCCAACCACCTTTACGCACTCGGTATGGCTTTATTGTCAAAACGTGATTTTGTCGCCGCCGAAGCTGCATTTCTGGAATGTATCAGTGCCTCTTCTCATGTTGCCGAAGCATATGTTCAACTTGGCGGAATCTGCATGCAACGTGGAGACTTGGAAGGCTGTTTAAGTTATAACAACGAAGCCGTTAACTGTCGCCCACGTTTCGCTATAGGTTGGGGAAATATTGGCTTTGTTCATATTCAACGAGGCGAAGCCGAAAAAGCTATTTCGGCTTTAAGAAAGGCTGTGAAATGGGATCCAAACTTTATGCAAGCTATGGCTTCTCTTGCCGTTGCTTGTTATATGATTGGCGAACTTGACGAATCAATCGCTTTAAGCGAAAAAGTAATTAAAAAAGAACCTAACTTTGCACCGGCTTACAATAACCTTGCGGTCGCATGGTTAGAAAAAGGCGATGGGAAAAAAGCTTTGGAATATGCCAACCTTGCAATAAAACACGGTTTTGAAGTAAACCCCGATCTTTTAAAAGAATTAGAAGCTTTTAAATAA
- a CDS encoding molybdopterin biosynthesis protein, whose product MENAKRNIYLKTLIIKEAVENVRKELNREALIKSEIIESQNVVGRTNAEAIFAKYSSPTFHSAAMDGIAVTANKTFVAREGHPLVLEYGKDYLPVNTGNTMPDGFDSVIMIEQVVKIDETKVSIENPAFPWQHVRRIGEDIVATELLYPQNHRFSAYDVGVLLSAGIWELKVWEPVKIRIIPTGDEILDFTKRPEPKAGQVIESNSQVLSALAKAQGCIVERIPPVPDTIEAVSKALKESLDAGITLTILCAGSSAGSKDFSRRAIEEHGRVIVHGISAMPGKPALLGLCKDNKGVERLVAGAPGYPVSSIVAYEELMSPLISWLERDFVAERESIDVELTRSIPSKLGVEEFVRLSVGRVNNKFVATPLGRGAGNLTTLSKAHAVTRLPLNSEGAEQGKLVKATLVRPRVELESTLVCVGSHDNILDLLADELMTLDKPIRLASTHVGSMGGLTALKNGSCHFAGTHLFDPETSDFNHSFLKKYLPEKQITLINLALRHQGFIVAKGNQKNIKDIHDLTRNDVKFINRQRGAGTRILLDYHLKQAKIDPKQVLGYDKEEFTHMTVAVNVLTGTADCGLGIKAAATALGLDFIPLAIERYDLAIPSEYLEGATAEPKMLALLDIIRSESFLKRVEALGGYETKLSGQVQVAKTK is encoded by the coding sequence ATGGAAAACGCCAAAAGAAATATATATTTAAAAACCTTAATTATTAAAGAAGCGGTTGAAAACGTTCGTAAAGAGCTTAACAGAGAGGCTTTAATTAAAAGTGAGATTATAGAATCTCAAAATGTTGTCGGGCGAACCAATGCCGAAGCGATTTTTGCGAAATATTCTTCGCCTACTTTTCATAGTGCGGCTATGGACGGTATTGCGGTTACTGCGAATAAAACTTTTGTCGCAAGAGAAGGACACCCGCTTGTTTTGGAATATGGCAAAGACTATTTGCCCGTGAATACGGGAAATACAATGCCTGATGGTTTTGATTCGGTTATTATGATTGAACAAGTTGTAAAGATTGATGAAACTAAAGTTAGTATAGAAAACCCCGCTTTTCCTTGGCAACACGTTCGTCGTATCGGGGAAGACATTGTGGCAACAGAATTGTTATATCCGCAAAATCATCGCTTTAGTGCTTATGATGTGGGTGTTTTGTTGAGTGCCGGAATTTGGGAATTAAAAGTTTGGGAACCTGTTAAAATTCGTATTATTCCTACGGGCGATGAAATTTTGGATTTTACCAAACGCCCCGAACCAAAAGCAGGGCAGGTAATTGAAAGCAATTCACAAGTTTTGTCGGCTTTGGCAAAAGCACAAGGTTGTATTGTTGAGCGGATTCCACCTGTTCCCGATACAATCGAAGCTGTAAGCAAGGCGTTAAAAGAAAGTTTAGATGCGGGAATTACTTTAACTATTTTGTGTGCCGGTTCTTCGGCTGGTTCAAAAGATTTTTCAAGGCGTGCCATAGAAGAACACGGAAGAGTCATTGTTCACGGTATTTCCGCCATGCCGGGAAAGCCAGCACTTTTAGGTTTATGTAAAGATAATAAAGGCGTCGAGCGTTTGGTTGCCGGAGCTCCCGGTTATCCTGTTAGCAGTATTGTGGCTTATGAAGAGTTAATGTCGCCGTTAATTTCATGGTTAGAAAGAGACTTTGTGGCAGAGCGTGAGTCAATTGACGTTGAGCTAACTCGTTCTATACCCTCAAAGCTTGGCGTTGAAGAGTTTGTGCGTTTAAGCGTTGGGAGAGTGAACAATAAATTTGTAGCGACTCCGCTTGGGCGTGGAGCGGGTAATTTAACGACGCTTTCAAAGGCTCATGCCGTAACTCGTCTTCCTTTAAACTCGGAAGGAGCCGAACAAGGGAAACTTGTGAAAGCGACTTTAGTTAGACCTAGGGTTGAACTTGAGTCAACCTTGGTTTGTGTTGGTAGCCATGATAATATCTTGGATCTATTGGCTGATGAGTTGATGACGCTTGATAAGCCAATACGTTTAGCTTCTACTCATGTAGGCAGTATGGGCGGGTTAACAGCTTTAAAGAATGGCTCTTGTCATTTTGCGGGAACGCACCTTTTTGACCCGGAAACTTCAGATTTTAACCATAGTTTTTTAAAAAAATACTTGCCTGAAAAACAGATTACTTTAATAAACTTAGCTTTAAGGCATCAAGGTTTTATTGTCGCTAAGGGTAACCAAAAAAATATTAAAGATATTCATGATTTAACCAGAAATGATGTTAAATTTATTAATCGCCAACGTGGTGCAGGCACTCGTATTTTATTGGATTATCATTTAAAACAAGCAAAGATAGACCCGAAGCAAGTTCTTGGCTACGATAAAGAAGAATTTACTCACATGACTGTTGCTGTTAACGTTTTAACAGGCACGGCAGATTGTGGCTTAGGCATTAAAGCCGCCGCAACTGCTTTGGGTTTAGACTTTATTCCGCTAGCTATTGAACGCTATGACTTAGCTATTCCGAGTGAATACTTAGAAGGTGCTACCGCCGAACCTAAGATGCTTGCTTTATTAGATATTATACGCAGTGAAAGTTTTTTAAAACGTGTTGAAGCTTTAGGTGGTTATGAAACTAAATTAAGTGGTCAAGTTCAAGTAGCAAAGACAAAGTAA
- a CDS encoding protein jag: MSNYTEFQGKTLDLAINAACTFFDVSRDKLEIEIVNDAKSGIFGLVGVKKATIRAKRMSDTSSVLDSINEQLESPVNTKTRDTGNEKRDFDKKKGRREIGSGERQTKQRPHNDFAKPNNDVAKPNKLKDKSENGGRWAYLNENQKDDEASNNVVANENVEAQPQKRERNQRLNKNRPERPQRKERVTRHNNQGKEFEPSKPQSGNNESEGTELYSEDTLVEDNAREGFAFLNVEEVGVDKVIEETRIVVSRLVDCIVEDYSIDIEIIEENKIKVMIDAGESSGLLIGRYSQTLTAIQYMAARILTRVFNATTRIQIDAGDYRERQDEKMRELALSLAQRVKEEGRGLYTRPLSSYHRRVVHMVLQDDTELQTRSKGEGSMKRILILPKRRQPKEQ; encoded by the coding sequence GTGAGTAACTATACTGAATTTCAGGGCAAGACCCTAGATCTTGCAATTAATGCAGCTTGTACATTTTTTGACGTGAGTCGAGATAAGCTTGAAATCGAAATAGTAAATGATGCTAAATCAGGCATTTTTGGCTTGGTTGGCGTAAAAAAAGCAACTATTCGAGCTAAGCGTATGAGCGACACAAGTAGTGTGCTTGATTCTATTAATGAACAGCTTGAGTCTCCCGTTAATACAAAAACAAGAGATACAGGCAACGAAAAACGCGATTTTGACAAGAAAAAAGGACGTAGAGAAATAGGTTCGGGCGAGCGCCAAACAAAACAGCGTCCTCATAATGATTTTGCCAAACCAAATAATGATGTTGCCAAACCAAATAAGTTAAAAGATAAAAGCGAAAATGGCGGGCGTTGGGCTTATCTTAACGAAAATCAAAAAGATGATGAAGCCTCAAACAACGTTGTTGCCAATGAAAACGTTGAAGCTCAACCTCAAAAACGTGAACGTAACCAACGCTTGAACAAAAACAGGCCTGAACGCCCACAGCGTAAAGAAAGAGTAACCAGACACAACAATCAAGGTAAAGAGTTTGAACCTTCTAAGCCTCAATCTGGCAATAATGAGAGTGAAGGAACAGAGCTTTATTCTGAAGATACTTTGGTTGAAGATAATGCCCGTGAAGGTTTTGCCTTTTTGAATGTTGAAGAGGTTGGAGTTGATAAGGTTATAGAAGAAACCAGAATAGTGGTTTCTCGCCTTGTTGATTGTATTGTTGAAGATTATAGCATTGATATTGAAATAATTGAAGAAAATAAAATAAAAGTAATGATTGACGCCGGTGAGAGTTCCGGTTTGTTGATAGGGCGTTATAGCCAAACCTTAACCGCTATTCAATATATGGCGGCACGCATTTTAACACGTGTCTTTAATGCTACAACTCGAATTCAAATTGATGCCGGTGATTATCGCGAGCGTCAAGATGAGAAAATGAGAGAACTGGCACTAAGTCTTGCTCAACGAGTTAAAGAAGAGGGGCGTGGGCTTTATACGCGTCCTTTAAGTTCTTATCATCGCAGAGTGGTACACATGGTTTTACAAGATGACACTGAGTTGCAAACGCGTAGCAAAGGCGAAGGTTCTATGAAGAGAATCTTGATTTTACCAAAACGTAGACAGCCTAAAGAACAATAA
- a CDS encoding DUF1844 domain-containing protein, whose amino-acid sequence MSENNQNNDATAEQNALPQVNFSTFVLSIASSTLLNLGEVPNPETGKTEQNLLMAKHSIDLLSMLQDKLINGVSDDEKKLLADLLYEVRMKYVLKNK is encoded by the coding sequence ATGTCCGAAAACAATCAAAACAATGACGCAACAGCAGAGCAAAACGCTTTGCCACAGGTTAATTTTTCTACTTTTGTTTTATCTATTGCCTCAAGTACTTTATTAAATCTGGGCGAAGTTCCTAACCCGGAAACGGGAAAAACTGAACAAAACCTGCTTATGGCAAAACACAGTATAGACCTGCTCTCCATGTTGCAAGATAAACTAATTAACGGCGTAAGTGATGATGAAAAGAAATTGCTTGCCGATCTGCTTTATGAAGTACGCATGAAATATGTTCTGAAAAATAAATAA
- the yidD gene encoding membrane protein insertion efficiency factor YidD codes for MERYKALLLYYIRIGFVLPIKFYRYFISPLLPRACKYYPSCSVYAVEAILRHGVIKGVFLSSWRILRCNPWSAGGFDPVPPKKQRLL; via the coding sequence TTGGAAAGATATAAAGCTCTTTTGCTTTATTATATACGTATCGGTTTTGTGTTGCCGATTAAATTTTATCGTTATTTTATTTCTCCTTTGTTGCCCAGAGCTTGTAAATATTATCCAAGTTGTTCCGTGTATGCTGTTGAAGCAATTTTAAGACATGGTGTAATTAAAGGCGTTTTTCTGAGCAGTTGGAGAATCCTACGTTGTAATCCTTGGTCGGCAGGCGGTTTTGACCCTGTTCCTCCTAAAAAACAACGCTTACTGTAA
- the argC gene encoding N-acetyl-gamma-glutamyl-phosphate reductase, translated as MKKQIKVGLVGVTGYTGMELARLCLAHPNFTLTAATSRAEAGKKLSEIYPFLQKTKLQDLIISEPNPKELAKTCELVFLAVPHGAAMNVAAELLDQGLKVVDLSADFRLRDVSTFESWYNTPHAQQSWLKKAVYGLPELYAEEIAKAQLIANPGCYPTASILALYPALKNKLIKDQGIIIDAKSGTSGAGRKATVGTLFCEVSDSFRAYNIGGKHRHTPEIEQELSLANNSQITLSFNPHLLPLNRGILNTIYTELNTKSSAKELHEVYSKFYEKHSFVRVLPLGSLPELRFVRGTMFCDLALTVDERTKRLILVSCIDNLCRGASGQAIANANLMLGLELETGLNLAPLVP; from the coding sequence ATGAAAAAACAAATTAAAGTTGGTCTTGTTGGTGTTACCGGATATACGGGAATGGAGCTTGCTCGTTTATGTTTAGCCCACCCAAATTTTACTTTAACAGCCGCAACCTCAAGAGCGGAGGCGGGGAAAAAACTCTCTGAGATTTATCCTTTTTTACAAAAAACAAAACTGCAAGATTTAATTATAAGCGAACCCAACCCCAAAGAGTTGGCTAAAACTTGCGAACTTGTTTTTTTGGCGGTTCCTCACGGAGCAGCCATGAATGTTGCCGCAGAACTTTTAGACCAAGGTTTAAAAGTCGTTGACCTTTCGGCAGACTTTCGCTTAAGAGATGTTTCTACTTTTGAAAGTTGGTATAATACGCCCCACGCTCAACAATCATGGCTTAAAAAAGCTGTTTACGGCTTACCCGAATTATACGCCGAAGAAATCGCTAAAGCCCAATTAATCGCTAACCCCGGTTGTTATCCGACCGCTTCGATTTTGGCTTTATATCCGGCATTAAAAAACAAATTAATAAAAGATCAAGGCATTATTATTGATGCAAAATCAGGAACCTCCGGTGCGGGACGCAAAGCAACCGTTGGGACTCTGTTTTGTGAGGTAAGCGACAGTTTCAGAGCTTATAATATTGGCGGAAAGCATAGACATACCCCTGAAATTGAACAGGAACTAAGTTTAGCCAACAACAGTCAAATTACCCTTTCGTTTAACCCTCATTTACTGCCCCTCAACAGAGGTATTTTAAATACTATCTATACAGAATTAAATACAAAATCCAGTGCGAAAGAATTACATGAAGTTTATAGCAAATTTTATGAAAAACACAGCTTTGTCAGGGTCTTACCTTTAGGAAGTTTACCTGAATTACGCTTTGTCAGGGGCACAATGTTTTGCGACCTTGCTTTAACTGTTGACGAACGTACAAAGCGTTTAATTTTAGTATCTTGTATTGATAATTTATGCCGTGGAGCATCAGGACAAGCCATTGCCAATGCGAACCTAATGTTGGGTCTTGAGTTGGAAACCGGCTTAAATTTAGCTCCGCTCGTACCTTAA
- a CDS encoding pyridoxal-phosphate-dependent aminotransferase family protein: MLNKPRLLTPGPTQLPERVRLAMAVDMIHHRKAPFKAILSEVQTHLKTLFGTNEAVLPLACSGSGAMTAAVTNLFAPGQKVLIIDGGKFAQRWIDIAKMRGLSITVLTVEWGNGVDPNEVKALLNSEPDFAGVLMQLSETSTGALHPVRQIAAITRKTNTLLVVDGISGVSISPCPMDEWGIDCLVTGSQKGLMLPPGLALIALSKRAWEKNATVPISDFYFNLASEKKNNLTNQTSFTTPVSMIVGLNESLKMFAEFGLKNVYQKQWALTQMTRTGVKALGFELFAKDNYAWGVTAIKMPVGMSATKLVAYMAENFNIVMATGQDEYKDTVIRLGHMGWVDWSDVLAGLHALAYSFVALGGYIGCKTYCEQALDAYHKALAEDYNIVL, from the coding sequence ATGTTAAACAAACCACGCTTACTTACCCCCGGTCCGACCCAGTTACCCGAAAGAGTTCGTCTTGCCATGGCAGTTGATATGATCCACCATCGCAAAGCACCATTTAAAGCCATTTTATCAGAAGTTCAAACTCACCTTAAAACCTTGTTTGGAACAAACGAAGCGGTTTTACCTCTTGCCTGCTCCGGATCAGGAGCGATGACGGCGGCAGTAACTAACCTTTTTGCCCCCGGTCAAAAAGTATTAATCATTGATGGCGGAAAATTCGCTCAACGCTGGATAGATATTGCCAAGATGCGTGGATTAAGCATTACCGTTTTAACTGTTGAATGGGGTAACGGAGTTGACCCTAACGAGGTAAAAGCCTTATTAAATTCCGAGCCTGACTTTGCCGGTGTTTTAATGCAACTTTCCGAAACTTCTACCGGAGCCTTACACCCTGTTAGACAAATTGCCGCAATTACAAGAAAAACCAATACCTTACTCGTAGTCGACGGAATTTCCGGCGTTTCTATCTCACCTTGTCCTATGGACGAGTGGGGTATAGATTGTTTGGTTACCGGTTCTCAAAAAGGTTTAATGTTACCCCCCGGTTTAGCTTTGATTGCCTTGTCAAAAAGAGCGTGGGAAAAAAATGCAACCGTTCCAATCAGCGATTTTTATTTTAACCTTGCAAGCGAAAAAAAGAATAACCTAACTAACCAAACAAGCTTTACAACTCCGGTTAGCATGATTGTCGGTTTAAACGAAAGTTTAAAAATGTTTGCCGAATTTGGCTTAAAAAATGTCTATCAAAAACAATGGGCCTTAACCCAAATGACTCGCACAGGCGTTAAAGCCTTGGGTTTTGAACTCTTTGCCAAAGACAATTATGCTTGGGGTGTAACGGCAATTAAAATGCCTGTGGGCATGTCTGCAACAAAACTCGTTGCGTATATGGCAGAAAATTTTAATATCGTAATGGCAACTGGACAAGATGAATATAAAGACACAGTCATAAGACTTGGACATATGGGTTGGGTCGATTGGTCCGATGTTTTGGCTGGTCTTCACGCTTTGGCTTATAGTTTTGTCGCTTTGGGCGGTTATATCGGTTGTAAAACCTATTGCGAACAAGCTCTTGACGCTTATCATAAAGCACTAGCAGAAGATTATAATATTGTTTTATAA
- a CDS encoding potassium channel family protein — MKFIMSQIPIYLKSNVKNKWNVKFLIAFSALLLGQIILYSYLFHVIMEYEGKEHSTLSGLYWTLTVMSTLGFGDITFSSDLGRGFTLVVLFSGIIFFMLMLPFTFIRFIYQPWIEEKNRTRVPTSVSESLCDHVIVAGYNMVAENIIERLIQYNIEYIILVPDSDLALSLIDKGYNVVLGEFDDIRTYHKTGAIRSLMVIALCDDLKNTNIASTVRELSQTIPILSSVESEDSIDILELAGSSYVYHFIKILGESFAKRSIVSGVKANIIGSFNELCIAEISAKHSKIDGLTIAKSHFREKSNLNIVGIWQNNKLILPKPDFLITPNSNLLVSGSEENILTWVNNQQNTENNSNKQAHAIILGGGRVGKEIARCFQDQNIDFKVIEKSKQNIIENDPRYILGSAADINILEKGGIKTAQSVLITTHSDDLNIYLTIYCRKLRPDVQIISRATLERNANSLYAAGANVVMVHSSIAANIVLNLLSPGKVTMLTEGLDIFKVEAHPDLIKTTIKNSLIRETTDCNIVAIKTKEGLKINPSPSYLIKPGDELILLGTEEAEKKFTDKYGFKN, encoded by the coding sequence ATGAAGTTTATTATGTCTCAAATTCCGATATACTTAAAAAGTAATGTAAAAAACAAATGGAATGTAAAATTTTTAATAGCTTTTTCTGCTCTTTTATTAGGACAAATTATTTTATACAGCTATTTATTTCATGTTATTATGGAATATGAAGGGAAAGAACACAGTACTTTAAGCGGATTATATTGGACACTTACAGTAATGTCGACTTTAGGTTTTGGAGATATTACTTTTTCTAGCGATCTGGGACGCGGTTTTACTTTAGTCGTATTATTTTCCGGCATCATCTTTTTTATGTTGATGTTACCTTTTACTTTTATACGTTTTATTTATCAACCATGGATAGAAGAAAAAAATAGAACTCGCGTACCGACTTCTGTTTCCGAATCTCTTTGTGATCATGTGATTGTAGCAGGCTATAATATGGTCGCCGAAAATATCATTGAACGCCTTATACAATATAATATAGAATACATAATTTTAGTGCCTGATTCTGACCTCGCTCTTTCCCTTATTGATAAAGGGTATAATGTTGTACTCGGAGAATTTGATGATATTAGAACATATCATAAAACAGGTGCTATACGTTCGCTTATGGTAATTGCCTTATGTGATGATTTAAAAAATACCAATATTGCATCAACAGTACGAGAACTTTCCCAGACTATTCCTATTCTAAGTAGTGTTGAGAGTGAAGATTCTATTGATATTTTAGAATTGGCGGGTTCAAGCTATGTATATCACTTTATAAAAATATTAGGAGAATCCTTTGCGAAACGCTCAATTGTTTCAGGGGTAAAAGCAAATATTATTGGCAGTTTTAATGAACTTTGCATTGCGGAGATTTCTGCCAAACATAGTAAAATAGACGGATTAACTATTGCAAAAAGCCACTTTAGAGAAAAGTCAAATCTTAACATCGTAGGTATTTGGCAAAACAATAAACTTATTTTACCCAAACCAGATTTTCTTATAACCCCAAATAGCAATCTTCTTGTCTCAGGTTCAGAAGAAAATATTTTAACTTGGGTCAATAACCAGCAAAACACAGAAAATAACTCCAACAAACAGGCTCACGCCATCATACTTGGGGGTGGAAGAGTTGGAAAAGAAATAGCAAGATGTTTTCAAGATCAGAATATAGACTTTAAAGTTATTGAAAAAAGCAAACAAAATATCATAGAAAATGATCCACGTTATATTTTAGGCAGTGCCGCTGATATTAATATTTTAGAAAAAGGCGGAATCAAAACGGCACAGTCTGTTTTAATTACGACTCATAGCGATGATTTAAACATTTATTTAACAATATATTGTCGTAAGCTACGTCCTGACGTTCAAATCATCAGTCGTGCGACCTTAGAACGCAACGCAAATTCTCTCTATGCCGCCGGTGCCAATGTCGTAATGGTTCATAGCTCTATCGCCGCAAATATCGTTTTAAATCTTCTCTCGCCGGGAAAGGTTACCATGCTCACAGAAGGATTAGATATTTTTAAAGTTGAGGCTCACCCCGACTTAATAAAAACTACAATAAAAAATAGTCTGATAAGAGAAACAACTGACTGTAACATTGTTGCGATTAAAACCAAAGAAGGTCTAAAAATAAATCCCTCACCATCATATTTAATTAAACCAGGAGACGAACTTATCTTATTGGGAACAGAAGAAGCAGAAAAAAAATTTACCGATAAATATGGTTTTAAAAATTAA
- the yidC gene encoding membrane protein insertase YidC, protein MDHYRTIAAVVLCVVVYFAWSYFADYMGWLPPPQTQQVQTQQAVNATATSGNQTAGAANISGIEVTSQELPNFVPVVGHDVVVETPYFRAVFHSGGGILKEFFLKKYPQTLSGNGLVEPLNAKSEKVSPLGLLINGTPTWNSGQWSSSVDKLDLQNGGTGTIEFVGKFGDINIVRTFTFNAETYFFDEKVTLTPTTSTGTGKVAFTIAASPMSSDGGKHDQDRIAYYNKFDSFAEESSVDTLKKGMAFSEGVYWGGIMSNYFLVATAPKDTSVVLKARYEDSIYRVALEKSDVALMPGVGTTIETSYYIGPKEKKYLIDAPNNLEAALDYGWFSIFSRPLVWTLNFLYKYVHNYGIAIILLTVLIKIIFWPLSHKSYKSMEKMKKLQPMMQKIREKYADDKEKMNAEVMQLYKTYKVNPASGCLPILIQIPVFFGLYRALLYSIELRHSSFIPHLPFTDIVWLADLSAKDPLMITPLVMGATMLIQQWITPTAGDPTQAKIMMLMPIVFTYIFIDFPSGLVLYWLVNNLISIGQQWYMLRKA, encoded by the coding sequence ATGGATCATTATAGAACAATCGCAGCAGTAGTCCTATGTGTAGTTGTATATTTTGCATGGAGCTATTTTGCTGATTATATGGGTTGGTTGCCACCACCTCAAACTCAACAGGTTCAAACTCAACAAGCTGTTAACGCTACTGCAACTTCCGGCAACCAAACTGCCGGTGCTGCCAATATAAGTGGAATAGAGGTAACAAGCCAAGAACTTCCTAACTTTGTACCGGTTGTCGGACATGATGTCGTTGTTGAAACGCCTTATTTTCGAGCTGTTTTTCATAGCGGCGGAGGAATTTTAAAAGAGTTTTTTCTAAAAAAATATCCTCAAACATTAAGCGGAAACGGTTTAGTAGAACCTCTTAACGCTAAGAGCGAAAAAGTATCTCCACTTGGTCTTTTAATTAACGGAACGCCTACATGGAACTCTGGTCAATGGTCTTCAAGCGTTGATAAGCTTGATTTACAAAACGGTGGAACCGGAACTATTGAATTTGTAGGAAAATTTGGCGATATAAATATAGTTAGAACTTTTACCTTTAACGCAGAGACATACTTTTTTGATGAAAAAGTTACTTTAACCCCGACTACCAGCACAGGAACGGGAAAAGTTGCTTTTACCATTGCCGCTAGCCCTATGAGCAGTGATGGCGGAAAACATGACCAAGACAGAATAGCTTATTATAATAAATTTGATTCTTTTGCCGAAGAATCCAGTGTTGACACGCTTAAAAAAGGTATGGCGTTTTCAGAGGGTGTTTATTGGGGCGGAATAATGAGCAACTATTTTCTTGTCGCTACTGCTCCTAAAGATACAAGCGTTGTGTTAAAAGCTCGTTATGAAGATTCTATTTATCGTGTGGCTTTAGAAAAAAGCGATGTTGCTTTAATGCCCGGTGTTGGAACGACTATTGAAACCTCTTATTATATCGGACCGAAAGAGAAAAAATATCTGATAGACGCACCAAACAATTTGGAAGCAGCTTTAGATTATGGTTGGTTTAGTATTTTCTCTCGTCCTCTTGTTTGGACTTTAAACTTCCTTTATAAATATGTTCATAATTACGGTATAGCGATTATTCTTTTAACAGTTTTAATTAAGATTATTTTCTGGCCACTTTCTCATAAGAGTTATAAATCAATGGAAAAAATGAAGAAGCTTCAACCAATGATGCAAAAGATTCGTGAGAAATATGCTGATGATAAAGAAAAAATGAACGCAGAGGTTATGCAACTTTATAAAACATATAAAGTTAATCCTGCGAGTGGGTGTCTTCCTATTTTAATCCAGATTCCGGTTTTCTTTGGGCTTTATCGTGCCTTGCTTTATTCAATCGAATTAAGACATTCTTCTTTTATTCCCCACCTGCCTTTTACCGATATAGTTTGGTTAGCTGACTTGTCGGCGAAAGACCCGCTTATGATTACTCCTTTGGTGATGGGTGCAACGATGTTGATACAACAATGGATTACTCCGACGGCGGGTGATCCGACTCAGGCTAAGATAATGATGTTAATGCCTATTGTATTTACATATATTTTTATAGATTTCCCTTCCGGTTTAGTGCTTTATTGGTTAGTAAACAACTTAATATCTATTGGACAACAATGGTATATGTTGCGTAAGGCGTAG